The following are encoded together in the Lactuca sativa cultivar Salinas chromosome 1, Lsat_Salinas_v11, whole genome shotgun sequence genome:
- the LOC111881080 gene encoding protein FAR1-RELATED SEQUENCE 4: protein MDINTVSESIKSEPQETMEFDSNEAAYEFYKEYAKSVGFGTAKLSSRRSRASKEFIDAKFSCIRYGNKQQSDDAINPRPSPKIGCKASMHVKRRQNGKWYIHSFIKDHNHELLPSQSHFFRSHRNSDPLKNDTKVRRKTILSSMSKQYNIYQSTGLESYLRNQDDRGRSLTLEEGDAQILLESFVTMQEENPKFFYAVDLNEEHQLRNVFWVDAKGMDDYTNFSDVVSFDTTYFYNKYKIPLVLFIGVNQHCQPTLLGCGLIADETLFTFIWLFQTWYLAMGSKSPNVIVTDQSNSLEAAIVAVFPDTRHCYNLWNVLEKVSRQLDYLNPWHDTFMAKFSKCIQKSWTEEKFDKRWGKLVNKFNLNDDTWFQSLYQDRKLWAPTFIKNISFAGLSTFSRSESPNSFFDKYIHPETSLKEFLEQYKVIMEDIHEEQAKADFDTWHDTPELKSPSPFEKQLSFVYTHEIFKKFQDEVLGAAACHLKIEKEEGNCVTYVVKDFETSQDYMVEWNETQLDINCSCRTFEFKGFLCRHAVVVLQMSGVFSVPFKYVLQRWTNAAQSKYPISEKLENVQTKTRRLNDLCRRAIILGEEGSISQESYKIALGAIKDALVQCSNVNNNNNNNNSVVNEVSVRPSTSTYEEEEQVPNLNVEKLKKGVKRTENGKEKVATQPEVVNIGIDASFHHMELPNTRLLQLHNMMPPHLQGVVVVPTMFHNVASSQFHNVASAQLQNTRLPH, encoded by the exons ATGGATATTAATACTGTTTCAGAGAGTATTAAATCAGAACCTCAAGAAACAATGGAATTCGATTCAAACGAAGCAGCATACGAATTCTACAAAGAATACGCGAAATCTGTTGGATTTGGAACTGCTAAACTGAGTAGTCGTCGTTCAAGAGCATCAAAAGAGTTCATTGATGCTAAATTCTCATGCATAAGATACGGAAACAAACAGCAATCTGATGATGCAATCAATCCAAGACCTTCACCTAAAATAGGTTGTAAAGCAAGTATGCATGTCAAAAGAAGACAAAATGGAAAATGGTACATTCATAGTTTCATAAAAGACCATAACCATGAGCTTTTACCTTCTCAATCACATTTCTTCCGAAGCCATAGAAACTCTGATCCTCTCAAGAACGACACCAAGGTACGTAGAAAGACGATATTATCCTCCATGTCAAAAcaatataacatatatcaatcaaCTGGTTTGGAGAGTTATCTTAGAAATCAAGATGACAGGGGTAGGAGTTTGACATTAGAAGAAGGTGATGCTCAAATACTTCTTGAATCATTTGTCACAATGCAAGAAGAGAATCCAAAATTCTTTTATGCTGTTGATTTAAACGAAGAACATCAACTCAGAAACGTATTTTGGGTTGATGCAAAAGGCATGGATGATTACACAAACTTTAGTGATGTGGTTTCTTTTGACACGACTTATTTTTACAACAAATATAAAATCCCATTGGTTCTTTTTATCGGTGTCAACCAACATTGTCAACCTACATTACTTGGATGTGGATTGATTGCAGATGAAACATTATTCACATTCATTTGGTTATTTCAAACATGGTATTTAGCAATGGGAAGTAAGTCTCCAAATGTAATAGTCACTGATCAAAGCAATTCTCTAGAAGCAGCCATTGTAGCAGTTTTCCCAGACACCCGACATTGTTACAATCTATGGAATGTTCTAGAAAAAGTTTCAAGGCAACTTGATTATTTAAACCCATGGCATGACACTTTCATGGCAAAATTTAGTAAATGCATACAAAAATCATGGACTGAAGAAAAGTTTGATAAAAGATGGGGTAAATTAGTTAACAAATTCAATCTTAATGATGACACATGGTTTCAATCTTTATACCAAGATCGCAAACTGTGGGCCCCAacttttataaaaaacatttctttCGCTGGTTTGTCTACATTTTCTCGATCCGAGAGTCCGAATTCCTTCTTTGACAAATACATTCATCCAGAAACTTCTTTGAAAGAGTTTCTAGAACAATACAAAGTGATAATGGAAGATATACACGAAGAACAAGCGAAAGCAGATTTCGACACGTGGCATGATACACCCGAGTTGAAATCCCCATCACCCTTTGAAAAACAGTTATCTTTCGTATACACTCATGAGATCTTCAAGAAGTTTCAAGATGAAGTGTTGGGAGCAGCTGCGTGTCATTTAAAGATAGAAAAAGAAGAAGGGAATTGTGTGACTTATGTAGTCAAAGACTTTGAAACAAGTCAAGATTACATGGTGGAATGGAATGAGACACAATTGGATATTAATTGTTCTTGTAGGACATTTGAGTTTAAAGGGTTTTTATGTAGACATGCAGTTGTTGTTCTTCAAATGTCTGGTGTCTTTAGTGTTCCGTTTAAATACGTATTACAAAGATGGACAAATGCAGCTCAAAGTAAGTACCCGATTTCTGAAAAACTTGAAAATGTACAAACGAAAACACGAAGACTCAATGATTTATGTAGGAGGGCTATAATTTTGGGGGAAGAAGGGTCGATTTCTCAAGAGAGTTACAAGATTGCATTGGGTGCAATAAAAGATGCTTTGGTGCAATGTTCGaatgtaaataataataataataataataattctgTTGTGAATGAAGTAAGTGTAAGACCTTCAACATCAACGTATGAGGAAGAAGAGCAAGTGCCTAATTTGAATGTGGAGAAGTTGAAAAAGGGTGTTAAGAGAACAGAAAATGGGAAAGAGAAg GTAGCTACACAACCAGAAGTTGTAAATATTGGAATCGATGCGAGTTTTCACCACATG GAACTTCCTAACACAAGGCTGTTACAATTACACAACATGATGCCACCACATTTACAAGGTGTAGTAGTAGTACCCACAATGTTTCACAATGTGGCATCTTCACAGTTTCATAATGTAGCTTCAGCACAATTACAAAACACTCGTCTTCCACATTAG
- the LOC111881095 gene encoding histone H3.2, with product MARTKQTARKSTGGKAPRKQLATKAARKSAPATGGVKKPHRFRPGTVALREIRKYQKSTELLIRKLPFQRLVREIAQDFKTDLRFQSSAVAALQEASEAYLVGLFEDTNLCAIHAKRVTIMPKDMQLARRIRGERA from the coding sequence ATGGCTCGTACTAAGCAGACAGCAAGGAAATCCACCGGAGGAAAGGCTCCAAGGAAGCAGCTGGCTACCAAAGCAGCAAGAAAGTCGGCTCCGGCGACCGGAGGGGTGAAGAAGCCACACAGATTCAGGCCAGGAACCGTAGCTCTTCGAGAAATCAGAAAGTATCAGAAGAGCACTGAGTTGTTGATCAGGAAACTGCCGTTTCAGAGGCTTGTGAGGGAAATTGCTCAGGATTTCAAGACGGATCTTCGATTTCAGAGCTCTGCTGTTGCTGCACTCCAGGAGGCGTCCGAGGCGTACCTAGTTGGATTGTTTGAGGATACTAACTTATGCGCGATTCATGCTAAGAGAGTCACTATTATGCCTAAGGATATGCAACTCGCTCGTAGGATTCGTGGTGAGAGAGCTTAA
- the LOC111881067 gene encoding uncharacterized protein LOC111881067 — protein sequence MEDADDEINFRASSYAPPPPPWISLSPFPSQVSPSPRRLSSNFTPPTQPVRAAKQLAWVSLQGRIVGAEEASSSKAIGGGLSPDEAIAWELFSPMHRVLIVAIIAVAAANSKKNKQIIQLTKSVEIRDQVLLGMQQKLENLCEQVNYFKDQPDTSSYNFKFSSCGCRLCNHHQLPSQSIEADSNSIVKSVDDEDMIKCKIPPQIEMEPEERRMSDLSDWAPSVSSTVDAQWNTSSIEQDFGNTREEYEDKDALINELSAFIHTTESFGSKRISELEDIIRHKNMIITKLRKDMVVLEQKVIHLTRLRRSSTSKSNSSSKKLPAMTDNLVYDMDSTTSPSSSDSDCSTKKIKPVFLLKNEKQVHYVKNENVQRDSNSSRGKEKNEERKFSDKFTQKPPRPVSPLKEKSMNQQSNSGSGSGDFKSRKSGTIKSRVSGSHKRWV from the exons ATGGAAGACGCCGACGATGAAATTAACTTCAGAGCATCCTCTTACGCACCACCGCCGCCGCCATGGATTTCTCTCTCACCATTTCCTTCTCAAGTTTCCCCATCCCCTCGCCGGCTCTCAAGCAATTTCACCCCTCCGACGCAACCAGTACGGGCGGCGAAACAGCTAGCTTGGGTGTCTCTACAGGGTCGGATCGTCGGAGCCGAAGAAGCAAGCTCATCGAAAGCCATTGGAGGTGGATTGAGCCCCGATGAAGCTATTGCGTGGGAGCTCTTTAGTCCTATGCATCGGGTTCTGATTGTCGCCATCATTGCAGTTGCTGCTGCCAATTCGAAGAAGAACAAACAGATTATCCAACTCACTAAGTCTGTTGAAATTAGG GATCAGGTGCTTTTAGGCATGCAACAAAAACTTGAGAATTTATGTGAGCAGGTGAATTATTTCAAGGATCAGCCTGATACTTCCTCTTATAATTTCAAGTTTTCAAGCTGTGGGTGTCGCCTATGTAATCATCATCAGCTTCCATCACAATCTATAGAA GCAGATTCTAATTCTATTGTGAAATCTGTGGATGATGAAGACATGATCAAGTGTAAGATACCTCCACAGATTGAGATGGAACCAGAAGAACGCCGTATGTCTGATTTGTCAGACTGGGCTCCTAGTGTCAGTTCCACAGTAGATGCTCAG TGGAATACTTCATCAATCGAACAAGATTTTGGCAACACCAGAGAAGAATATGAAGACAAGGATGCGTTAATAAATGAGTTGTCTGCTTTTATTCACACAACAGAATCTTTCGGTTCAAAG AGAATTTCAGAGCTGGAAGACATTATCCGCCATAAAAACATGATTATCACGAAGCTTAGAAAGGACATGGTGGTTCTTGAACAAAAG GTAATTCACCTCACAAGACTTAGGAGATCTTCTACTTCTAAGTCAAATTCAAGCTCAAAAAAGCTTCCAGCCATGACAGACAATCTGGTTTATGATATGGATAGCACAACCAGTCCTTCATCTTCAGATTCAGATTGCTCCACCAAAAAGATAAAACCAGTTtttttgctgaaaaatgaaaaacAAGTTCATTATGTGAAGAATGAAAATGTACAAAGAGATAGCAATAGTTCAAGAGGAAAAGAGAAAAATGAAGAACGAAAATTCTCTGATAAATTTACCCAAAAGCCTCCAAGGCCAGTAAGTCCTTTAAAAGAGAAGTCTATGAATCAACAGAGTAATTCGGGATCTGGTTCTGGAGATTTTAAGAGTAGAAAAAGTGGTACAATAAAATCTAGAGTTTCAGGTTCACATAAGAGATGGGTTTAG
- the LOC111881096 gene encoding histone H3.2-like — protein MARTKQTARKSTGGKAPRKQLATKAARKSAPATGGVKKPHRFRPGTVALREIRKYQKSTELLIRKLPFQRLVREIAQDFKTDLRFQSSAVAALQEASEAYLVGLFEDTNLCAIHSKRVTIMPKDMQLARRIRGERA, from the coding sequence ATGGCTCGTACTAAGCAGACAGCAAGGAAATCCACCGGAGGAAAGGCTCCAAGGAAGCAGCTGGCTACCAAAGCAGCAAGAAAGTCGGCTCCGGCGACCGGAGGGGTGAAGAAGCCACACAGATTCAGGCCAGGAACCGTAGCTCTTCGAGAAATCAGAAAGTATCAGAAGAGCACTGAGTTGTTGATCAGGAAACTGCCGTTTCAGAGGCTTGTGAGGGAAATTGCTCAGGATTTCAAGACGGATCTTCGATTTCAGAGCTCTGCTGTTGCTGCACTCCAGGAGGCGTCCGAGGCGTACCTAGTTGGATTGTTTGAGGATACTAACTTATGCGCGATTCATTCTAAGAGAGTCACCATTATGCCTAAGGATATGCAACTCGCTCGTAGGATTCGTGGTGAGAGAGCTTAA